The Candidatus Zixiibacteriota bacterium genomic interval GTGGTTGATGCCGGAAACGAGGATGCTGTGAAGTATCTCCGAAAACGCAAGGCACGGATGGATAAGCCTTTCGCTTTGATGTGTCCGAGTCTAAGAGTTGCCAGGAACCACTGTGAACTATCGCATGCGGAGATGCACCTGCTTGCTTCACCTGAGTCGCCAATCGTGCTGCTAAAGCGCAAGTCCGGGACCCACAGGGAGCCTTCCTCAATATCACATCAGATAGCACCGGATAGTCCGTATCTGGGCGTTATGCTTCCATATACCCCTCTGCATCATCTGATAATGGCAGATCTGAAGTCACCGGTCGTCGCAACCAGCGGGAACCTGGCGGATGAACCGATTTGCACCGATGAACGAGATGCTCTGGTGCGCCTGAGCAGAGTTGCCGACTATTTTCTGGTTCATGACCGTCCGATCGCACGACAGATGGATGACTCTATTGTGCAGCATGTTGCAGGAAGTGAAATGGTGCTGCGCAGCGCCAGAGGGTATGCTCCAGTGACCATACGACTCAGAAAACCCGGAGCAGAATGCCTGGCCGTCGGCTCTCACCTGAAAAACACTGTGGCGATCTCGGATGGGCGCAACGCTTGCTTGAGCCAGTACATTGGAGACCTTTCAACTAAGCGTGCTCTCGACGTCTTAAGCGGTGAAACGAAGTCATTAGCGAGCATATACCGAATCCGTCCGAGGAAAGTGTGTTGTGACGAGCATCCTGATTACAATTCTGCCAGGTTTGCTGCCAGCCTTGGACAGCCTATAGCGCAGGTACAACATCACTTCGCGCATATCTTGTCGTGTATGGCAGAACATGACTTGGGCGCGCCGGTCTTGGGTGTGTCCTGGGATGGCACCGGGCTTGGAACTGATGGTACCATATGGGGTGGAGAGTTCTTGCGAGTGACCGAAAGGGGATTCACACGCGCTGCACATCTGAGGCCGTTTCCCCTGCCAGGTGGCGACATAGCCGTTCGAGAACCTCGGCGCAGTGCAATAGGCCTGCTGTACGAAATCTTCGGAGATGCTCTATTTGCTACGGATAACGTCAAGTCGGTAAAAGCATTTTGCGAGAGCGAGCGAAGAATTCTCAGAAGAATGTTAGAGCGATCTCTGAACGCTCCTCGAACATCGAGCGCAGGCCGTCTCTTCGATGCGGTTGCATCCATCACCGGGATATGTCAGACTGCGAGTTTTGAAGGACAGGCGGCGATGAAGCTCCAGTTTGCTGCAGAAGCCGGCGGCGATATGAGCGAATCGTACGAGTATCGACTGGTCGATTCATGCATTCCGTATTCGCTTGACTGGGAGCCGATGATTCGCGGCATCTTGCATGATATGCAGGAGTCAATACCGGTCGACACAATTGCTGCGAGGTATCACAGAACCCTGGTGAACATGATACTCTCTGTTGCCGGTCGCATAGGTGAGAGAAGAGTTGTCCTAACGGGAGGATGCTTTCAGAACAGGTTGCTGGTCGAGCAGTCGGTATCCGCGCTACAGGCATCAGGGTTCGAGCCGTACTGGCATCGACGCATCCCCCCCAATGACAGCGGTATCGCCATGGGGCAGATCTTCATGGCAACCGTCTGCACAGTCGAGGAAGAATAGTTATGTGTCTTGCAGTTCCAGGGAAGTTGATCAGCAAGAGCGACTGCGAGCCGATGTTGCGCTCTGGCAGGATCGATTTTGGAGGAATCGTCAAGGATGTCAGCCTGGCTTTCGTTCCTGAAGCTCGCTTGGGAGACTATCTGCTCGTTCACGCCGGCATAGCCATTGGCATCGTCGATGAAGAAGAGGTATCAAGAATTACTGACTACCTCAAGGAAATTCACCTTCAGGATTTGGGAGATGATCGCAGATGAAATTCATAGATGAATTTCGTGATTCCAGAGTTGCTGCGCGCTATATACGAGAAATCGAACAGATTGCCAGCCAGCCATGGACAATCATGGAAATCTGTGGCGGGCAGACGCACACCATTGTCAGGAACGGTATTGACAGACTCCTGCCGGAGCAGATACGTTTGCTGCATGGCCCCGGCTGTCCTGTGTGCATTACGCCTGCTAATCTGATCGACAAAGCGATAGAGATTGCCCTACAGCGCAATGTTATCTTCTGCTCATTCGGAGATATGCTTCGAGTTCCGGGTTCGACCACTGACTTGCTTCTTGCCAAAGCCGCTGGAGCTGATGTAAGGGTCGTATACTCTCCCCTCGACTCCGTCAGCATTGCTCTGAAGAATCCGAAGCGCGAGGTGGTGTTCTTCGGTATCGGATTTGAAACGACAGCTCCGGCTGTAGCCGTAGCTTTGCGCCGCGCGAAGCAGCTTGAAATAGCCAACTACTCTGTACTACCTGCCCTGGCTCTTGTCCCCCCAGCCATTGAGACACTCCTGTCGGCTCCTGCCTGCAATATCAATGGCTTCCTTGCAGCAGGCCATGTTTGTACCGTGATGGGCTACAGGGATTACGAACCGATAGCGGAAAGCTTCGGTGTCCCAA includes:
- the hypD gene encoding hydrogenase formation protein HypD codes for the protein MKFIDEFRDSRVAARYIREIEQIASQPWTIMEICGGQTHTIVRNGIDRLLPEQIRLLHGPGCPVCITPANLIDKAIEIALQRNVIFCSFGDMLRVPGSTTDLLLAKAAGADVRVVYSPLDSVSIALKNPKREVVFFGIGFETTAPAVAVALRRAKQLEIANYSVLPALALVPPAIETLLSAPACNINGFLAAGHVCTVMGYRDYEPIAESFGVPIVVTGFEPIDILQGIHMTIAQLEQGVAMVENQYSRAVRKNGNSEARKLMGEVFCTVDRDWRGLGRIKRSGLALSDAYAGFDVDNRFTLSHVSTEEKSPCISGLILQGRNKPYDCAAFGNLCTPQRPLGATMVSSEGACAAYYRYRRHECGVIRMAKEEA
- a CDS encoding HypC/HybG/HupF family hydrogenase formation chaperone, whose protein sequence is MCLAVPGKLISKSDCEPMLRSGRIDFGGIVKDVSLAFVPEARLGDYLLVHAGIAIGIVDEEEVSRITDYLKEIHLQDLGDDRR
- the hypF gene encoding carbamoyltransferase HypF, with the translated sequence MRRYQDTANLSERAGAALRLRIVAKGLVQGVGFRPFVHRLASDIGLPGWVRNSTEGVQIELEGGIEKLDEFVSRLEAERPPRSRIDELVTETLTLVGYSRFKVRESHDDCSTGITQITPDIATCSECIQDVFDPGNRRYRYPFTNCTNCGPRFSIIQSLPYDRVNTTMNKFPMCGECRDEYENPENRRFHAQPNACPNCGPHLELWDGDGKVVAMNDQSLVDACAFVTRGRIVALKGLGGFQLVVDAGNEDAVKYLRKRKARMDKPFALMCPSLRVARNHCELSHAEMHLLASPESPIVLLKRKSGTHREPSSISHQIAPDSPYLGVMLPYTPLHHLIMADLKSPVVATSGNLADEPICTDERDALVRLSRVADYFLVHDRPIARQMDDSIVQHVAGSEMVLRSARGYAPVTIRLRKPGAECLAVGSHLKNTVAISDGRNACLSQYIGDLSTKRALDVLSGETKSLASIYRIRPRKVCCDEHPDYNSARFAASLGQPIAQVQHHFAHILSCMAEHDLGAPVLGVSWDGTGLGTDGTIWGGEFLRVTERGFTRAAHLRPFPLPGGDIAVREPRRSAIGLLYEIFGDALFATDNVKSVKAFCESERRILRRMLERSLNAPRTSSAGRLFDAVASITGICQTASFEGQAAMKLQFAAEAGGDMSESYEYRLVDSCIPYSLDWEPMIRGILHDMQESIPVDTIAARYHRTLVNMILSVAGRIGERRVVLTGGCFQNRLLVEQSVSALQASGFEPYWHRRIPPNDSGIAMGQIFMATVCTVEEE